One window of the Zea mays cultivar B73 chromosome 3, Zm-B73-REFERENCE-NAM-5.0, whole genome shotgun sequence genome contains the following:
- the LOC103652440 gene encoding uncharacterized protein encodes MLTCLLEFPRSWTDTAATDRGCLRVRRPTPPRPTEIQRSVSAPPSAPPSRVAEPPLPASRHCPARQTPHGPRLGAPHSAPPLPPAGDTVPLAMRSHAHHSRSSPLDLPPHLLSSAHFYHHAPNADNHLQPVAVPVRTVMAAIGICLIIQQRLPAKTFGGGYGARRTSSAKRRAPRRAAVVRCGLLSVDPWVPTMDSQSVASQLFAVSLFPYLGLRSPKARQRRSKTAPGLTLFGFYFLLVFVSATIPAGIYAKVHYGTLLSNVDWLHGGAESLLTLTNLFIVLGLRRALRKLEEEGTDESVSEASQDSAEKSYV; translated from the exons ATGCTCACCTGCCTCCTGGAATTCCCCCGATCCTGGACGGATACAGCAGCAACCGACCGGGGCTGCCTCCGCGTGCGTCGTCCCACTCCTCCACGCCCCACGGAGATCCAGAG ATCTGTCTCCGCGCCACCATCCGCGCCGCCATCAAGGGTCGCGGAGCCACCCCTCCCCGCCTCGCGGCATTGCCCGGCGCGACAGACGCCGCACGGCCCCCGACTCGGCGCCCCACACTCCGCGCCCCCACTCCCCCCGGCGGGAGACACCGTCCCTCTCGCCATGCGCTCCCACGCCCACCACTCTCGCTCGTCACCACTCGATCTCCCTCCCCACCTCTTGTCCAGTGCCCATTTTTACCACCACGCCCCAAATGCTGACAACCACCTGCAGCCCGTCGCCGTGCCTGTGCGCACGGTCATGGCggct attggaatttgtctaattattcaacagcgGCTCCCCGCGAAGACCTTCGGCGGAGGCTACGGCGCTAGGCGCACCAGTAGCGCGAAGCGAAGGGCGCCGAGGAGAGCTGCGGTGGTGCGGTGCGGGCTGCTGTCCGTGGACCCGTGGGTGCCGACGATGGACTCCCAGAGTGTGGCATCACAACTCTTTGCCGTCTCGCTCTTCCCCTACCTGGGCTTACGCTCTCCCAAAGCGAGACAGAGAAGGTCCAAGACCGCGCCCGGGCTCACGCTCTTCGGTTTCTACTTCCTCCTCGTCTTCGTCAGCGCCACCA TACCTGCTGGGATTTATG CAAAAGTTCATTATGGTACCTTGCTGTCCAACGTTGACTGGCTGCACGGGGGCGCTGAATCGCTGCTGACTCTCACCAACCTGTTTATCGTTTTGGGGCTGAGGAGAGCCCTGAGGAAGCTGGAGGAAGAGGGCACAGACGAGAGCGTTTCTGAAGCTTCTCAAGACAGTGCAGAAAAAAGTTATGTCTAG
- the LOC103651094 gene encoding two-component response regulator-like PRR1, translating into MSNRDEVSVVVKCLRLGAAEYLVKPLRTNELLNLWTHVWRRRRMLGLPEKNFFNDNFELVLSEPSDANTNSTTLLSDETDDRPKGNTNQETGTSKQLEYESNPSVAEPDQREKMEGVPGSALDASKKSSPRRAFSRPIKTNLRVAESSAFLAYVKSSTPATSSFDSELQRGGSRLDSLDNQGNCSSATDRSDTGTDVNIRNKEAFEMPAQYPMVWFSSSNMHMERSSEGHNDTSGTPPAYHFPFYYPGMVEHNMALSSAQDFQANINNAQAHTPQEGTFKVCHYAGEVTYDTAGFLEKNRDPLHSESIQLLSSCKCELPKHFASVMVADSQNKSSLSWHSVMDTQKQSVVTKFKVLIQIFHSFIFTVNIVKNGSLDLYAFGLYKLYTVSW; encoded by the exons ATGTCCAACAGAGACGAGGTGTCTGTTGTTGTCAAGTGCTTGCGGCTTGGCGCCGCCGAGTACCTGGTGAAGCCGCTGCGCACGAATGAGCTGCTGAACCTTTGGACCCATGTGTGGCGGCGGAGACGGATG CTTGGTTTGCCCGAGAAAAACTTCTTCAATGACAACTTCGAGTTGGTGCTCTCAGAACCTAGCGATGCCAATACCAATAGCACCACCCTCCTCTCAGACGAGACCGACGATAGGCCTAAAGGAAACACGAATCAAGAAACAGGCACCTCAAAGCAACTTGAATACGAG TCTAATCCTTCAGTTGCTGAGCCCGACCAGAGAGAAAAGATGGAGGGTGTTCCAGGCTCTGCCCTAGATGCCAGTAAAAAAT CCTCTCCGAGAAGAGCGTTTTCACGCCCTATAAAAACTAACCTGAGGGTTGCCGAGTCGTCTGCATTTCTAGCATATGTCAAGTCAAGCACCCCAGCCACCAGCTCATTTGACAGCGAATTACAAAGGGGTGGCAGCCGATTAGATTCCTTGGATAACCAGGGTAATTGCTCTAGCGCAACCGATAGAAGTGACACCGGTACTGATGTAAATATTCGGAACAAAGAAGCTTTTGAGATGCCTGCGCAGTACCCTATGGTATGGTTTTCTTCCTCTAACATGCATATGGAGCGAAGCAGCGAAGGCCATAATGATACTTCAGGAACTCCACCTGCATACCATTTCCCATTTTATTATCCAGGGATGGTAGAGCACAACATGGCACTTTCGTCGGCGCAAGATTTTCAAGCAAACATAAACAATGCTCAAGCACATACACCGCAAGAAGGCACATTTAAGGTTTGCCATTATGCAGGGGAG GTGACATATGATACAGCTGGGTTCCTGGAGAAGAACAGAGATCCACTACACTCTGAATCGATCCAACTACTATCATCATGTAAATGTGAACTTCCAAAACATTTTGCCTCTGTCATGGTTGCTGATTCTCAGAATAAATCAAGTCTGTCATGGCATTCAGTAATGGATACACAGAAACAAAGTGTTGTCACGAAATTTAAGGTACTGATTCAAATCTTCCATTCTTTCATCTTCACAGTAAATATTGTCAAAAATGGTTCTCTAGATCTCTATGCTTTTGGTCTATATAAGTTGTATACAGTTTCTTGGTAG